Within Sorghum bicolor cultivar BTx623 chromosome 2, Sorghum_bicolor_NCBIv3, whole genome shotgun sequence, the genomic segment ACGAAAGAAACAATAGGGTCAATGCCAAGGAAGCTTGTCACTTGGTCACAAAGCCAAAGGAGGGAGGTGGTTTAGGGGTTCTTGACATCAGAACTCGAAAGAGGGTCATCTAATCAAGAATCCCCATAAGTTTTTAACAAGGCTGATATACCTTGGGGTTTATTTCATCAGGGATAAATATTACATAAATAGTAAATTATCAAGACATATCATGAGGGGATCCTTCTGGCAGAAAGATAATTTGAAGCTCCTGGACAAATTCAAAGGTATGGTGCCCAATAGTCACAAAtggttcttcatgtcttctttgGGATGATGCTAGCAAGGACAAGTGAAGCTATCTTTCCCTAAACTTTCTTTCTTTGTCAAGAAGTTGAACATCTCTCTTGCTTTTGCCTTAGTCCTTATTAGATGTCTTCCAAATCTCGTATTTGTTTAACCTCCCTGTGTCCCTTGAGGCATTCAACCAATTTCAGCAAATGGAAAACTCCCTCTAGAATTTGGGGTAGCTTCATATTCTCCTCCAATAGGGCCTATCGTCATCTTATGGGCTCTAGTTGGACACACCCAGTCTTTAAATGGATCTAGGAATTGTCCTGCCTGATGTAGATGAGACTCGATCTTCCGATAGGTAAGATAGTGTCGATTGGTCGAAACTTAATGTTCACGATCTAGGCTTCAAACCAAAATTGATACAAACTCCCACAACTATTACATGGCCGCTttgttggttatcaaccaagcacaacaCGATTGACCTCATCAAGAAGTCTTTCCTACAGGTGAATCGAGAACACAAGCAAAAACATGATGAACACAATCTAAAATTACAAATAATATAAAGCTTATGATACTGAGAAGGAGTTCAAGTCTTTATTCGTAAGGATAATCATCACATGTGAACAAGATTAAGAACAGGGGCCTCGGTTCACAACAAGAAATCTTGGTCGTCATAATTGCAGCAAATGATATTTGTTTCGCGCGAAAAATAAGAACACAACAAAACTCAAACCCTAACGAGAGCGACAATGTCCAGGTATAAAGTCTTGGTTGTCATCCCCCTAGATGCACCCCTAATGGGTTTTTATAGCTTTTTACAGCTTATTTACAcagaaaaagtagcttattataGCTTTTTTACTGTTCTTATTATAGttttttcctcatttctctctcctaTCTATGcaagaagtagttggtgaagctattttaccaaacactttttccaaaataGCTCAGCTTCATTTAGAAAGTTGCTTATGAAACTATTTTCTAAATAAACAGTTTTACTAGTGAAGGTGAGCTATGCCAGACAGGACTTAAGTTGCAAGATGATCTTGAAGCAAGTCTTTTGGTCTACTTTTGTTGCACGCAAAGAAAAAAATTCTCCTCCTAATTGATTCATGGCCAGAGCAATTTGTGTAATAGGGCTTATCTTTCTCATTTCCTTTTTCGTTTCTTGAACTTCTGTAattgtatttttagttttgtttggttgtttggtGCAACTGCCCTGGTTTCAATAGGAGCTTCAGTCCTCCTGGTTGTCCTATCGAATGAGAATTATTGGACCAATAAAAATCTTAAGATCGATGAAGTCATCATAATTTATAATTTGTTATTGACACACATATTTGCTCACTCTCAATTTGCACAcatgcacatatatatattgATCAACAGTTGTATGTGCTCCATCTCTTGTTCCCTTCTTCCGTCCATGTACTTCCTATCCCTCTCTTGAACTTCCATAGACTTGCATTCAGCTCTTGTAGTTCCTTTCGTTGTTCCCGTGCTGTAAATCATGGAACCTGTCGTTGGAGCACGAAATCATAAATAAACTGATGGTACGAACTATCTGCTCAACTGCAAACTATCGGCCCGGTAGAGAAACCGTTGGAGCACGGCTTTCACATGCTTGGGCTTCCGGTAACGAGCTGTGTGTCACCAAGACCACGCGAATGGAGACGGAAACCGGGACAGCGAAGCGGATACGGCAGGGGATAATCAGGACATATTCAATTCAATAGGAGAGCAGCGCCGAATAAACTCCGCGGCATCGTCTCCTTCCCCCACTTCTCCCTCGGCAGTTCCGCGTGCCTGCCGGTGCCTTGTACTTGTACCCAATCGCCTCGTCCCGCTTCGCATCTCGCACTTCGCCGCTGCGATTCCTCAGCAGCTCCACAGCACCCCACCCCCGCGCCGGCGAGATGGAGCTCAAGCCCGGCATGTCGGCGCTCGTTACCGGCGGCGCCTCCGGCATCGGTAAGAGGCGCCCCCTCTCCCCTAGCGGTTCTCGAAGCGTTGTTCAGTCCTGAGTCTTGATGCGCCGTTGCGCTTTGCGTcgattattttttttttgtttggtttgtaGAATGGAatggattttttgttttttagacTTAGAATGGAATGGGCTGATCCATCGTCATCTTATTCCTCGTAAGCTAATCATATTAGTACTAGTATAAGGAATAGAGACATTCCACCAAATTTGAGGAATAGACTCGTGATGCACCACCTCATCTAGAATGGATTCATCCTATTAATATGCAGTGTAGCATTTGAATGGAGGAGTCGGAACGTAGCTGCAGTGCGCTTATGGTACAGGCGTACAGCAATAATGAGATACCCGTCCTGGAAAGGATGCAATTCTATGTTGGCCCTCGATCTCCCTGCACTGACTCACGGCTAGAGGTAGAAGAGAGGTGAGCACAGCACACACACATAGCACGAACAGCAGCTCTGCTGCTCTGAAATGTGTCTCAGCTGAACTGCCTTTTACATTACCATAgttgcatgcatatatatagcaAGGAAATTACACTGCAATGACTTGCAGGCTTCTGTTCAACGCCAGCAGTGGACAGCAATGAATTGACCTATTGCTAACCTTCTGTCCCAGCAAAAACAAACGAAGCAAGCAGCAGATTATCTTACAATATTCTAGAGCTATCATTAGCAAACTTTCTAATTTCACCGAGACTAGAGAAAAATGTATCAACATTTATATGAACTTGGTTGAACTCGAAACGATTTGACTCGGTACTATTGAAATCCATTCTTTCTCGGAAGGAGAGAGTAATATTCAGCTAGAGTTAAAAGTGAGGTTTCAACCTCGTTTTACCCATACACATTAAGAAAGAGCTCCAGAGCATTGTTACAAATAGTACTGTAGCAGGAACGGGTAAGCACTCCCCAGTTCCCATTGCCAATGAGCTAAAGCATGCAATTTTGTAGTTGCCATTAGATTTGGTATCTACTCCCTATGATCCAAACTCCAAAGTATAAGCTGTTTAGGACATTAGCATGGTCTACAAGGTGACTTTGACTAGTACCTATGAAAATATACTCTCTCAAATGAAAAGGATTACACAATACGAAAGCATATCTTGAATTTTTTATGATGAGTCTAACCACGTCAACATTACAATTCCCATGAACATGGATTTTATTTGTCGATGATCACAGCTATTGAAGTGCTGATTGAAATTCTAACGACTTCTATTGATATGCCAACTATTGGAATCGGTTGCAATTATAATAGCATAAAGTTTATAGAGAAGCTTTTCTTGAGATTTTTATGCTTTAAACTGCAGGTTTACTGGAAATAAAGTAGCCTAATAGAGCTTGTTTTTCGGGGTACTACACATCATATAACATGCAGCCATGCAACAATATGTGCCCACAGCAAAACCAAATACTTGAAACTTTCTGGAAACTGGCATGTAATTGGTAGCAAGGTTCTTTGATTGTCAAATCTGAGACCGCAAGGTTGCAACTGCAAGTATAGAATGGTTTAAACGAAACTGAAAGTTGACAAGTACCAGTAACACTGGATTGAACTAGCCTCCCTATATTCTAACTGACCATAGAATCAGATTGCTTATGCTCAGCTGATGATAGTGAATATGTTTGGTATTACACTGATTATTGATTGACATCTAGATCTTAGAACTTAAGTTTAACGCGAGGAATTTTTTTAACAGTAGGTTCTGCTCCCTCTTATGGGTTTAATCCCCCCCCTTCAGTTCGCCAGCCCATGTACCTTCCAATGTATTAACTTAAGAGTTCTTTTCTATTTTCAGGGAAAGCACTTTGTATTGCTTTTGCAAGGAGGGGTTTATTTGTGACTGTCGTTGATTTCTCAGAGGAAAATGGAAGAGAAGTTGCTACATTAGTTCAAAAAGAAAATGGCAAATTTCATGGAGATCTTAGAGTTCCgtcttgtttatttgttaagtGCGATGTTAGTAATGCAGGTAAGAGTTTTTAACTTTCAGTTTCAGATGTCAACTGAAAGGTCTGCCTGCCATGATCTTAAATATACACTATTTACTATGCAGATAATCTTGCCGCATGTTTTGAGAAGCATGTACACACTTACGGTGGACTAGATATCTGCATCAACTGTGCTGGAATTGCCAATAAAACACTAGTTTATAATGATACATCTGATGGAACTAGAACGTGGAGGCATGCTGTTAATGTGAACCTTGTTGCTGTCGTTGATGGTACTCGTATCGCAGTAAGTCTACCGTTATTTGTCAAAAGAAATTGTCAAGTTGATCTTTCGGTAACTCAAATTGTTAGTTTGTACCAACAGTTGTTACTGGTGTGGCATATCAGTTACAATAGGCAGGTCATGCTTGCATTCTTGGTTTAGTTTGATTTCTTCATCTTTGTACAACTATTTTGCATCATGTTATTAACTGTCAGGCATGTTATCTATATTTTCTTCACATCCAAATGCCACATGCACATGACTTTTGGTTGAATTTTTAATTACCAGAGTCAAATAATGCGAGACCAAAAGAAGCCTGGTGTCATAATAAATATTGGTTCAGCGGCAGGTCTTTATCCTATGTTCTATGATCCCATATATAGTGCGACAAAAGGTATACGATCTCATAtactgttttctttttctctctttcttgtCAGCAGATTGTGATTGCAATACTAGCCTACTAGGACAATTTTGATATCAACTATGACTATTAATTTGTGGAGAATAATATGTACATAAACCATCTGTCGCATGGTTCTAGATGCCTTATGACCTCATATTCATTTCTTGGCAGGGGGTGTGGTTATGTTTACAAGATCACTTGCTCCATTGAAACGCCATGGTGTTCGTGTCAATGTGCTTTGCCCAGAGGTATCAAGAAACCGCATGACTGAATCAAATATTTATTATCTGTTCTATAATTTGTGTACTTGCTTATTTTAGTATTGTGTTTTTTGTCCTAACCTTGTTGCCCTTTTTAGGTTTTGTATTTCAAAAAAATAATTCAACAGTGGTACAGCTGTGCGCACAGCACAGTATTCTCCATTTCATAAATTGACATTAATAGACAAAAGTAAAACTGAAAGTGTTTGTAGCCTAGAGGGTGTGGCAACCTTAGTAGCACTTCAGTCTTCAGGTCCAAGGTTTGACTCTCGTGGTAGCGAATTTGAACAGgcctaaaataaaaagaaaaaacgcTTATCGTCAGCTGTATTCCTGAGTTACATGTGTAACCATCTGATTTGTTTTCAGCGAGATACACATGACCGCAGGCATGTGTTCTGGGCAGTCGATGACACATCTAGGGCAGCCTTCAGGGTGTTGCTGGTTCAGCGTCTGAGAAGCTTCTCCTTAGTACAATGCCCGTGCGGGCTGGGGGGGGGGGATCTTTACCCTGCAGAGTTTTTTTTTAGACTACATTAAAGATTGACTAAATAGTGTGACTGGTAACACTATCTTCAGGACCACTGGTGATATCGATACCTCTGGTTCCCACCACTGCATGTGGAGGAAGCAGACTGGTATGACGAGGTCAAATACTAATTAAAATCAATGTGTGCCAGTTGAGTTGGTCTCATGATTTCtagaatctctctctctctctctctctctcctctctctctgatGGATCATGATTAGGGACAAATGTGAGATTGAGTTGCAACTATTTGTCTTGACCTAGTCATATACTGATTTATCATTTATGCAGTTTGTCCAAACCAATATGGCGGAACAAATGAGCCGCAAAATTATAGATTCAACTGGTGGATATTTGAAGATGGAAGATGTTGTTAATGGTACGTCATTTCTGTAATCAAGTGTTATTACAGGACTATTATCTTTGAAACCATATTTTATGTGCCATGATGATTAATGCAAGCCTCTGATGAATTGTTCTAAACTTCTAGTGTTATGTTGAGATGGGATGTTTTAAAGATTGAACTGCACAAGAACATTTGTTATCACTGTAAAACATGTGAATTCCATTGATAAAAATTGAATAAAGTACATGGTAGGTTGCATAACCTGCACTGTCTCTGATCTTGAGAACTTTAGCAAGTGATGGTTAACCAATCAAACAGTACGGTCCCCTGGTATATATGGTTTAAGGATCTTTTGCATATGGTGTTCTCTCTTTCTCTTGTGATGTGATCTTTAACACCAACACCAGCCCCCCACCCCACCTcctcatttttttctttattgTCCTCAGGTGCATTTGAGCTTATACAGGATGAGAGCAAGGCTGGTGCTTGCCTTTGGATAACAAAACGACGAGGGATGGAATACTGGCCAACGCCAGAAGAACAAAGAAAGTATATGGTGAATCCTAACAAATCAAAAAGGATGCTGACAAATAATATATATCCTAGCATCCGAATGCCTGAATTCTTTGAGAAGATGTAAGTCTTGCCATGTTATGTTTCTTTCTTTGAGAAGGTCCGGAAGCTGAGCTAGCTCAGTTAGTCGAGGGTGTGGACGTATTCCTAGACCACCCAGGTTCAAGTCCTCGTTGAGGTGAATTTGAGTGCCTTGTTTCTTCTTAATAAAATGCCACCTAGTTCCTCTTAGGTtggtctagttttttttttctttgagaaGGTATAAGCTGTCCAACTGCCCCCGGCACATTAGATTGCTTTTCTTGTCCCAGCAATTCCTTATGACGAGTTAAGGAACTAACTAAACCACTTAAACtgaaataaataactttaggtcCTATGTTTATCATAGTACTCAGCATTTGCTTAGGATGTGTCTCAACTGCTTACACAAGATATCATATTGATGATCTTTTTTGTTTGACACATCACATTTTCTAGTAGTTCTTTAACAAATAGCTGAGCTTAGACTTTGTATTGCATATCAGTTATCATGTTGCACCTGCCGGTAATTATATCTCACAAGCTGGAAAATTTGTGCAGGTATTCAAAATTGCATTTATTTTATTAATGTTTGTTTCTTATTGATGCTTGTGTAGAGTTGTTCACACACTCAGCCATAATTTTCGCAATGCTACAAGACTTGAGCGTGTGCAACTGAGATTTCCTATCAAAGCACATAGTGCTCTAGTTAAAATAATATATGCTGGCGTAAATGCTAGTGATGTAAGTCTTTTGATTTCATTTTCAGTTGCTTTTCGTTGATGCCTGATGCCCATTAACTAACCTTTGGATGATTTAATGGTCTTTGTACAGGTCAACTTCAGTTCAGGACGTTATTTTAGTGGTAATCCTAAAGAAATTGCTTCACGCCTTCCATTTGATGCTGGTTTTGAAGTAATCAATTGACTTTCCTCATTAATTTTCTACATAAATTATTCATTACATTTAATTACAACTTCTTTTCGGGGCACTAGGGCGTCATTGACTTTGCTcattatttttcttttccttttttcttaTGAGGAATCTCAATGTATGCAGGGTGTGGGAATTGTTGCCGCTGTCGGAGATTCAGCCAGTCATATCAAAGTTGGCACTCCCGTGGCCCTTATGACTTTTGGGAGCTATGCTGAATTCACTGAGGTCCTCCATTTTGTGCCCTTCTATTGCTCAACAAATTACCTAGTAGCTTCTGTCCTCCAAATGGGATCATCTGCAGCCTATTAAATTTTGAATAAGCTATGTTTGTCCATCAGTACTGGTTTTtatctttatattttttcttGTGAAGGTTCCAGCCAAACATCTTCTTCCAGTGCCAAGACCAGACCCTGAGGTTGTTGCTATGTTGACATCAGGACTGACTGCTTCAATTGGTCTTGAAAAGGTTTACTTTATATAAACCCCTGCTTGTTTTCTTTGTCTCCTCTGTGGTCAACCAAACTTTTGAGCATCATAGTATCTGTTTTCCAACCTAGACTAGTTTGGTTGATTCTTGCTGGCTTTAGGCAGGACAAATGACATCTGGGCAAGTTGTTTTAGTTACAGCAGCTGCTGGTGGAACAGGACAATTCGCCGTTCAGGTCAGCTGAGACCATTGACATCATTACTACAATTCTTTTCGATGTAGCCCTCAATTGCACATATTTTCCTATGGGTTGTGAGGAGGTATAGGATAAACATATACTTTTTTATACTTTTCAAACTTATACAGGATAAACATTCCCTGTAATTTGGGTTTCATCTAATTCATCGTTCACTTGGATAGTTCTTAGGGACATGCTTTGGTAACTTGTATTAATTTAACTCTGAACTATATCCTTACTTTTTGAATGTTTCTTTTCATATCTTCACTAGCTGGCGAAACTAGCAGGCAACAAGGTTGTTGCCACATGTGGAGGTGAAAGTAAAGCTGAACTTCTGGCTTCCTTAGGAGTTGATCGTGTTATCAATTACAGAAATGAACGAGTCAAAGATGTATGTTTGTCTTCCAGTTTTTAAGATTGACCTTTTCTTACATCCACTGCACAGAATGGGATTTACTATGGAAGGTTTTACGTATAAAGTGTCTGAGCTTGATATCTCATCCTTGTTTTGGCATAAATGTGTTTATTTTATATACTATATGTTTCTGTTATTTGGTTTGTCCTACCTCTATTCGCAGTTCTGCAATTTTCAAGGCTTCAAGCCATGTTGTGCTTACTGCATATACTAGTGTAACCTTTCATGTGTCATACAGAATGCAAAATATTTGATGTGCATGCTTCAACTACACTGATGTTATAGAAACTATAAGTTATTTAGAGCTCTGATATTCTGAGTTACATTTTGAAACCTCAAGCGATTGCAAGCCACTTAAATTGATGATGTCATGTACGGTAATACGTACAGCAGACGTCGTCGGGCTCGGGACGTTAGGCGCGCGGCTGAGCGCGTTCAGCGCGTCGAGGGCGCGGCCCAGGAGTCCCAGGAGCTGTCCAGGGGCTAACACAGGCCCAGTTATCTTTAATTATCTTTGTACTAGCAATTTATATTAGTCCCAAATAGGATATTTAGCAAAAAGGAGTAAGGTAGAAGGGACATAAATATCTGTAGACTCTATTGATATAAGCAAGCAATAACAATTATTTCCTGTCTCCTGTCTCCTTTCTAAAACCTAAGCCTACGGTAGAGGGGTATAACCTCACCGGAGAAGACGGCCGACGGCTACGAGCTTCGTAGCCGCGGTCCTGCCAGTCAAGGGCTTGACGCTCTTGACAACTTGGTATCAGCTATCCGGCGATCCTCTACCTCCACCTCCGCTCcacctcccgccgccgccgccgcccacctcGCCCAGCAGCCATCTTCCCCGACCCCCTCCACAGCGTCCACTGCCCAGTCCCCAGCCATGGCTCAACCCACCCTGGCCGATGTCCTCGCGCAGCTCAAGACTATGTCCGACGAGATGACGACCTTGAAGGCCGACATGGCCTCGATGAAGGAGAAGTCCGAGTCATCGTCGTTCGGTGGCGCCGACGGCAGACGCCTGGAGGGTCTGCACGATCAGGACTTCCACCCGAAGCACAAGAAGTGGGAGTTCCCCCGCTTCGACGGCACGACCGATCCCATGCTGTTCCTCAACAAATGTGAGGCCTATTTTCGCCAACACCGAACCATGGCAGAAGAGCGCGTGCGCATGGCGTCGTATCATCTGGACGACACCGCACAGCTGTGGTTCCAACAGCTGCAGGAAGATGATGGCACGCCGCTATGGGGAAATTTCAAGGATCTGCTGAATTTGAGGTTCGGCCCTCCCCTCCGTTCCGCCCCGTTGTTTGAGCTCGCCGAGTGCCGCCGGACAGGGACCGTGGAGGAGTATGCCAATCGGTTCCAGGCATTGTTGCCTCGCGCCGGTCGCCTGGATGAGGCACAACGGGTCCAACTTTTCACAGGAGGCTCCTACCGCCACTCAGCCACGCCGTCCGCATCCACAGCCCGGACTCCCTATCCGCCGCCATGAGCCTGGCCTGCCAGATTGAGTTGATGGAGCAGGAGCGACCGACGCCACCTCCACCGCGGGCACATCAGCGCGGACCACCGGCTCCCATGGTGCGGGCTGTCGCGCCGGCTCCACCGCCTCTCTTGGCGCTCCCGGCACCACCTGCGGCTGCTCAGCAGGGCTGAGCCGAAGGAAACCAACGCCGCCTCACCCCGGAAGAGATGGCCGAGCGCCGCCGCCAAGGTCTGTGCTTCAATTGTAACGAAAAGTATTCACGTGGCCATAACAGGTTCTGCCGCCGCATCTTCTTCATGGATGGTGTGGAGATTGATGACGTCGATGGAGGTGCTGCTGATCAGGAGGACGACGCGGCTGCAGAAACTCCCGTTTTCTCCCTCCATGCTGTGGCCGGCGTGGCAGTGGGCGCGCCCATCCTGCTTCGGGTCACCTTGGGCGCCGCCACGCTCGTCGCCCTGGTCGACACGGGGTCCACGCACAACTTCATCGGCGAGGCGGCAGCGCACCGCACCGGGCTCGCCATCCTACCCCGGCCGCGGCTCACTGCCACAGTCGCCAATGGCGAGAAGGTGGCATGCCCAGGCGTCCTTTGGCACGCACCTATCTCCATCGAGGGCATGACGTTCGACGTCGACCTTTACGTCATGCCCCTCGCTGGATATGACATGGTGCTGGGTACCCAGTGGATGGCGACCCTAGGGCGCATCGCTTGGGACGTCGCTACCCACACCCTGTCCTTCCATCACGGCGGCCGGCCTATCTGTTGGTCGGGAGTAGCGTGCAAGACGGCGCCCACGGTACACGCAGCAACCACCCGCGAGCAAGCAGCATCCACGGGCGAGCCACTGTTGGAGGGCCTGCTGGAATCTTTTGGGGACGTTTTCGCTGCCCCGGTGGGTCTTCCCCCCCCACGCGGCCGTGACCATCCGATCCTACTCAAGCCCGGCGCGTCACCGGTGGCGGTGCGCCCGTACAGGTATCCGGCGGCCCACAAAGATGAGCTGGAACGCCAGTGTGCAGCCATGATCGAGCAAGGGATCGTCCGCCGCAGCACATCGGCGTTCTCCTCGCCGGTACTCCTCGTGAAGAAACCGGACGGATCCTGGCGGTTCTGCGTAGACTACCGCGCGTTGAACGCACTCACCGTCAAGGATGCCTTCCCAATCCCCGTGGTGGAGGAGCTTCTGGACGAGCTTCACGGTGCTCGCTTCTTCACCAAGCTCGATTTGCGTTCGGGCTACCATCAA encodes:
- the LOC8063708 gene encoding prostaglandin reductase-3 — protein: MELKPGMSALVTGGASGIGKALCIAFARRGLFVTVVDFSEENGREVATLVQKENGKFHGDLRVPSCLFVKCDVSNADNLAACFEKHVHTYGGLDICINCAGIANKTLVYNDTSDGTRTWRHAVNVNLVAVVDGTRIASQIMRDQKKPGVIINIGSAAGLYPMFYDPIYSATKGGVVMFTRSLAPLKRHGVRVNVLCPEFVQTNMAEQMSRKIIDSTGGYLKMEDVVNGAFELIQDESKAGACLWITKRRGMEYWPTPEEQRKYMVNPNKSKRMLTNNIYPSIRMPEFFEKIVVHTLSHNFRNATRLERVQLRFPIKAHSALVKIIYAGVNASDVNFSSGRYFSGNPKEIASRLPFDAGFEGVGIVAAVGDSASHIKVGTPVALMTFGSYAEFTEVPAKHLLPVPRPDPEVVAMLTSGLTASIGLEKAGQMTSGQVVLVTAAAGGTGQFAVQLAKLAGNKVVATCGGESKAELLASLGVDRVINYRNERVKDVLKKEFPRGVDIIYESVGGEMFDLCLNALAVHGHLIVIGMISQYQGEDGWKPKNYTGLCEKILAKSQTVAGFFLVQYAHLWQDHLDKLFDLYASGKLKVSLDPKKFVGVASVPDAVEYLHSGKSVGKVVVCIDPSYSQIVAKL